In Pseudomonadota bacterium, the genomic stretch CCATCCGCGCGCCGTCGCGGCTTGCCTGAGTGCGTGGAGCTGTGCAGCTCCGTCTTGGTCTTTCGTCGACGTGCGAACGTAGAGAGCCTTTGTCATGCCTGCTTCTCCGTGTTGGTGGTGCCGCTAATCCCCTCCGGCGGCACCTCTTGGTATCTCGACTTCACCAGTCGCCACGCGCCGTTCTCGACGACGACCCCGACGTCGACCTCGTGGAGCAGCTCGTTGGTCCCACGCAACTCGCCCGCCTTGTTCACCTGACTCACGACGAGGGTGAGCGCCACGCGGAGGTTTGTTGTGAGGGTCCGCACGTCGTGAGGCTGGAGAGACGTCGCCTGTAGCGAGTCGATGCAGAGAGCGCGCGCCCTCGTCGATTCGACGACGCCCGCCAGCTCGTCGACGCTGGCCTGCCCGACGACATGAAAGTCACGCCGAGTGACACCGCACCGCTGCAAACGCTCGCCGAGGGTCACCGCCAGCCCCTCTTCCGCAGCAAACAGCACGACAGGGCCGGGGATGCTGTCGAGCCACCGGACGGCGAGCGTGCTCTTGCCTGCGCCTGGAGGCCCCCAGAGCACGCCCAGAGCGCCGACACCGAGGCGCAGGTCCGGTGCAGCGGGGATGCGGACCTCGTCCATCCTGCGCCGAACGAGGTCGGCTGCGGTGGCTCGCTGGAGCTGCGCTAGCGCCCGTGACGGCGCGCGGGAAAAGGCAGGGACGACTAGCCGCGCAGTCCCGCACACGAAGCAGCAAAGCAGCCGCTCGTCGTGGGCAGTCTGGCAGTTCAGGCATACGAAGCGCATTTTCGAGCCCTCTATTGCGAGTTCTGACGACGTGCACGCAAGTCTTTACTTGCATCCTACCCGCGCTCTACGTCGGGTCTGTGATCCGTTTGTTTGTCTCCCTATCGCCGCCTATGCTTGCACGTTCGATGTGCGGGT encodes the following:
- a CDS encoding recombinase family protein gives rise to the protein MTKALYVRTSTKDQDGAAQLHALRQAATARGW